Proteins encoded within one genomic window of Nonomuraea gerenzanensis:
- a CDS encoding SMP-30/gluconolactonase/LRE family protein, with amino-acid sequence MHENLRRHSSLPRLLRLPLALALLITTWAHPALATTTAGQTPATPTSNQVIILPGATSAEGIAAGPGTTFYAGDLFNGDIYRGDARRGTAERFIDVPDGRMAVGMVADLRHDLLFVAGGFTGQAYVYDLRSGATVATYQLASPEAGVVNDTALARDGVWFTDSLQAKLYFVPIGRKGALGPARTLDLTGPAADTSADFNLNGIQSAGRTLVVAHTGHGKLYTVDPATGASTPIAGVDVPNADGIVLSGNRLWAVNSLSQVSRFRLDPGLTSGVLEKTITSPLFDFPTTAALIDRHRLAVVNAHLTTIPPTSPTYEVIVVEP; translated from the coding sequence ATGCATGAGAACCTCCGCCGCCACTCCTCCCTCCCCAGACTCCTGCGCCTACCCCTCGCGCTGGCACTCCTGATCACCACCTGGGCGCACCCGGCCCTGGCCACCACCACCGCGGGCCAGACCCCTGCCACCCCCACTTCGAACCAGGTCATCATCCTGCCCGGCGCCACCTCCGCCGAGGGCATCGCCGCCGGCCCCGGCACCACCTTCTACGCCGGTGACCTCTTCAACGGCGACATCTACCGCGGCGACGCCCGGCGCGGCACCGCCGAGCGCTTCATCGACGTGCCGGACGGCCGCATGGCGGTGGGCATGGTCGCCGACCTGCGCCACGACCTGCTGTTCGTCGCGGGAGGCTTCACCGGCCAGGCCTACGTCTACGACCTGCGGTCCGGCGCGACGGTGGCCACGTACCAGCTCGCGAGCCCGGAGGCGGGCGTCGTCAACGACACGGCCCTGGCCCGCGACGGCGTCTGGTTCACCGACTCGCTCCAGGCCAAGCTGTACTTCGTACCGATCGGCCGCAAGGGTGCGCTCGGCCCGGCCCGTACGCTCGACCTCACAGGACCGGCCGCCGACACCAGCGCCGACTTCAACCTCAACGGCATCCAGTCGGCGGGCCGCACCCTCGTCGTCGCCCACACCGGGCACGGCAAGCTCTACACCGTCGATCCCGCCACGGGCGCCAGCACGCCCATCGCCGGCGTGGACGTGCCGAACGCCGACGGCATCGTGCTGTCCGGCAACCGCCTGTGGGCGGTGAACTCACTCAGCCAGGTCTCCCGTTTCCGGCTGGACCCCGGCCTGACCAGCGGCGTCCTGGAGAAGACGATCACCAGCCCGCTCTTCGACTTCCCCACCACGGCCGCGCTCATCGACCGTCACCGGCTCGCCGTGGTCAACGCGCACCTCACCACGATCCCGCCGACCTCCCCCACGTACGAGGTGATCGTCGTCGAGCCCTAA
- a CDS encoding IS4 family transposase has protein sequence MSRQSARSALARAISTVTSTTRTAAGVFAPGHLGELTQIIPFEMVDEVLAEAGTVERRLRDLPSRVVVYLLLAAGLFAGLGYRQVWARLVSGLAVPGVAPSSSALAQARRRVGVAPLKALFELLAGPSAGALRWRGLLVCAMDGTTMSVPDSPANLTRYGHQSGSHGGSGYPLVRLLAVVVCGTRTLLAATFGPFKTGETSYAPALFSCLHPGMILLADRNFAVKSLITAIAGTGADLLIRCKAGRALPRLATLPDGSWASVLGGVPIRVIDAHLTITLSGSSRRTVHYRLITSLLDQRRYPARDLVVLYHQRWEIETVYLELKSTILGGRVLRARTPQGVDQEIYALLTAYQVLRLAMADATAACPAITDDRASFSIALHTARDQIIRAAGILAGTTIDLLGRIGRAVLAAPLPARRARISPRIVKRAISKHRAKGQVDRTNHRAAITTEILTQPQLTAAASP, from the coding sequence TTGAGCCGACAGTCTGCCAGGTCCGCCCTGGCCCGCGCCATCAGCACGGTCACATCGACCACCCGGACTGCTGCGGGAGTGTTCGCGCCGGGTCATCTGGGCGAGCTGACCCAGATCATTCCGTTCGAGATGGTTGATGAGGTGCTGGCCGAGGCCGGGACGGTGGAGCGGCGGCTGCGGGACCTGCCGTCGCGGGTGGTGGTGTATCTGCTGCTGGCGGCCGGGCTGTTCGCGGGGCTGGGCTATCGGCAGGTGTGGGCGCGGCTGGTGTCCGGACTGGCGGTGCCGGGTGTGGCGCCGTCATCCTCGGCGCTGGCCCAGGCACGGCGCCGGGTCGGGGTGGCGCCGTTGAAAGCGCTGTTCGAGCTGCTGGCCGGGCCGTCGGCGGGTGCGCTGCGGTGGCGGGGGCTGCTGGTCTGCGCGATGGACGGCACCACGATGTCGGTGCCCGACAGCCCGGCGAACCTGACCCGGTACGGGCATCAAAGCGGCTCGCACGGCGGGTCCGGCTACCCCTTGGTGCGGCTGCTGGCCGTGGTCGTCTGCGGCACCCGTACCCTGCTGGCCGCGACCTTCGGCCCGTTCAAGACCGGCGAGACCAGCTACGCGCCCGCCCTGTTCAGCTGCCTGCACCCAGGGATGATCCTGCTGGCCGACCGCAACTTCGCGGTCAAGAGCCTCATCACGGCGATCGCCGGCACCGGCGCGGACCTGCTGATCCGCTGCAAGGCCGGCCGGGCCCTGCCCCGGCTGGCCACCCTGCCCGATGGGTCATGGGCCAGCGTGCTGGGCGGCGTACCGATCCGCGTCATCGACGCTCACCTCACCATCACGCTGTCGGGCAGCAGCCGGCGCACCGTGCACTACCGGCTGATCACCAGCCTGCTCGACCAGCGCCGTTACCCCGCCCGCGACCTCGTCGTCCTCTACCACCAGCGCTGGGAGATCGAAACGGTCTACCTCGAGCTGAAGTCGACCATCCTCGGCGGCCGGGTCCTGCGCGCCCGCACCCCGCAAGGCGTCGACCAGGAAATCTATGCCCTGCTCACCGCCTACCAGGTTCTGCGGCTGGCCATGGCCGATGCCACCGCCGCCTGCCCCGCCATCACCGATGACCGAGCCAGCTTCTCCATCGCCCTGCACACCGCCCGCGATCAGATCATCCGTGCCGCCGGTATCCTCGCCGGCACCACCATCGACCTGCTCGGACGCATCGGACGCGCCGTACTCGCCGCCCCACTGCCCGCACGCCGCGCCCGCATCAGCCCGCGCATCGTCAAACGCGCGATCTCCAAACACCGGGCGAAAGGGCAAGTCGACCGCACCAACCACCGGGCGGCCATCACCACTGAGATCCTCACCCAACCCCAGTTGACGGCCGCCGCAAGTCCTTAA